Sequence from the Eleutherodactylus coqui strain aEleCoq1 chromosome 13, aEleCoq1.hap1, whole genome shotgun sequence genome:
GTGGTTCTTCAGAGGTTAATTCTCGGAATCAATATATTTAGGATAAAAGTTGAAAACTGACTGGAGTAAGTGGTTGTCAGAGGCAATGGAAAAACTCATAGTCACCTATCCAAGATTGTTAAGACACAAACAGCATTGGAGATAGGGATTGGGGTCAGACAAGTTATGGACAGTAATATAGGGGCAATAATACCAAAACGTGATTAAAAATATCCTTCCAATTTGTGTCTACAGTTCCTATAAAGAccaatgtgtctccatggttgcaGAGGACAAACAAAAATTGTGTGCTTTGATTTTGTCGTACTCGCTTCCATCTGCTCCTTTTTGTTACTTATCTACTGAATGTAAATTAGCAAGAGATATATGGAAAGATCAGACTACATaagatttgtttgtagtctgctaccatggagacacatagaccTGCATTGGAGTTGTACACACAACACAATAGGATATTTTTCATTAAGTCTATTTGAAAAATTATCTGCTTTTTACTTTAGATACATTGCAACAATAAATAAAATTCTTAGTTGCAAAATGAATATAGCCTCACACTTGCCTTTTCCAGTTAGTATGTAGGGTGGTATCAgctctgcactggggattccgctttcctgttctggtcggggagcaggaaaggggcatTCCCGTGGCTAAACGGTTTTATCTCTGGACGGAACCCAACAGCGCCTGGCAGACCAAATtgactataaggcctccttcccacgagtgtgacgggctccgccgcgtattattccgcagtgaagcccgtcatggcaccccccagagaccccatacttaccagcggaagatcgcgtgaagacgcttccccgcccaccgccgtcgcgtcatgtgagacgcccaccgcgtcacatgacgcggccggccgtgtcacgtgacgcgccggccgcgtcatatgacacgcggcggtaggcggggaagcgttttttcacgctatcttccgctggttgcagcgggagatagcgtgaacggacggcttccattgactgcaatggaagccgtcagcgcgtacacccgcagcaaatagaacatgctgcgggtgagaacgggagatttcacggtgcgtaattccgcggtggaattacgcatcgtgagcattgtgctattaggttcaatagaaccgaatagcagggggcaacgcagcagatttttacagcggatttacgcggcgtaaatccgttcgtgggaaggaggcctaatggagACAGTCCGCTATCCGCACAGATCCCCGATtttgggacagaagaaaaagcatgtagtgctttttcttccggtattttcagctgcatctgacacaaatgtgaaaccacctttacctGGTAGCTCACCTCTGTTCTCTGTCCAGCACTGAAAATAATAGACTTCATGAAAAACTATTTTAATACACAAACTGTAAATAGGATATAATTTGGGTTTTGACATGTTAAGCCTGACTTTATGCCCATCTATCCTCTAGTTCGGGGCTTCTCCATTTTTTTCTACTGGGCCTCACCAGCCAGAACATGTAAGTACCTGGGACTCACAATTGGTTATAACCCATGCAAAAATTCTTCttatactcattgtaaaaaagaaatcaagcacctacgagttgtcagaatcgaatgaaactttctctgtgtgattgtaacattgatgtaaataagtgattacaatatcagagcaaaaggagaatttattgcataaaactgaacacttgacgGGAggcgctagcttggatacaagatgtgatacaggctggcattgaggctctaataccctgttgggccacctttagcttgaatacaagatgtgatacgggtgggcatggaggctctagtaccctgttgggccacctatagcttggaaacaagatttgatacaggtgggcatggaggctctagtactttgtagtgccacctctagcttggatacaagatgtaatacgagcaggcatggaggctctaataccctgttgtaccgcctctagcttggatacaagatgtgatacaggcgggcatgaaggctctggtaccctgttgtaccgcctctagcttgcatacaagatgtgatacgggcaggcatggaggctctagtaccctgttgggccacctctagcttggatacaaaatgtgatacgggcgtgcatggaggctctagtaccctgttgtaccgcctctagctgggatacaagctgtgatacaggtgagcatggagacatatatgttccatatggtatcctgcagcatatcggtttacatttgctataactgagcctctagaacaGGAAAACTCGTAGGCTGCCGAAGTTGGCATCCTGGATGGTAccaaacatgttctattggcaatacatctggtgaccgggcacgCCATTGAAGTGTGGGAATATTCTGTAagtattcctgtgacccccttttgTGTACGgccgaacattatcctgctggaaaatgcctcttggaagccaccatgagaggaacacacgtggctgcaggatgtccttaacatattgttgagctgtcattgtccctcgtaccactactatgggtgaccgactgtcatatgtgacaacacacctccagaccatcacaccagcagtgggggcaatatgcagctccacagcaaaggcaggattgagatgctcacccctaaatctccagacacgaacacgagcATCATCGGTGTGCAAACTAAACCTGTattcgttgctgaagacaactcaGTTCCACTCCGCAGCAGTCCAGCTttttcattcatgacaccactgcaaatgaaggagacggtgggtgtcaaaggcagtacatgtaatgggcgctgtaAGGCTAAATGTTTCTTCAGCAAAgtccctggaaatggttccgacagacacaggggcctgcaaCGATGGTgacacttgtctctggatggtggacaacgaaacagttggagttgcttgtgcttttcggatgatcagatgatcctctatactggtggttAGTTGACGACGTCCTGAGCCGAGttaccttgtgtgcatgccctcacagatccagtggttccaacacctcctaacagtcttgtcagaatAGCCCAAGTGGTGggtaattcattgatacgaccgtccagcttctcgcattccaatgatGCGCCCCTTTTTAAACTCTGTAAACTGGGATAAATCTCATCTattgcgtcgtagaggtgtctagtggtcaacaagctctacacaagcgggagaagaggtcactacacacaaggagcctctgagagactCTTTATAGACCAAGGGcgggaccacttttagggcctctgcctgagatgtaactgcatgccaattGTATCCCAGTAAAACATTAAAATGAGCACACAATGAATCGGTTATGTTGCTAAACTAGATACTGGTGTAATATAGAAAGATCTGTGGAACATATAATCAATTCTACTAAACCTATTTCCCCAGTTATACCTCAGCAACAACTGCTTTGCCCTTCCCCTCCATCTCGAACGTCAGATAGCTCATACAAAAAGGAAAGTTAACGAACTGTGCCAACATAATGTGGACATAATATGGTAAGTgctatttattaactattttgtgcgatatggctatctgtattacaagcagaaaatgtcaaatttaaaaaaaatgctaatttttccaaattttctctaaatttagatttttgtttttcaaaactaaggcaaaaaatagcaaccaaaatTTACCAAGTAAAATGTGTTACAAAAAATTATTTCAGAATCACTTCAATAAGTAATAGATTTCCGAAGTTATAACACAAAGTGAAATGTCAGATGGGGCATGGTCACCTAAATCAAAACTGGCTTGGGTGGCAAGTGGTTAAACAAGAAGTCATTCTCTGATGACACAATCCTTTTAAACTATAACAATTTTATCCAATGCCATAAGAAAGTCACTTGCTTTATTGCAGGGGTGTAAAGTCTGAAGAAACATGTTCCCACGTGAAATAGTTGTCTTTTTCTACCCAAACCTATGGAATAAAGTGAACCCACCTTAAACGTATCAGTGAGTGACGCCAGTGCCCAACACATCAGGAATAAGACACCCAAAGATCGCTAGACTCATAGGAGACATTGGTTACTTACCACATACGTTACCCTGTAGGAGGTGGAGCTTATGCTAATGCTACAAGTCGAATATCAATGCAACACTGAGTAAGGTGACCGTAGGAGACACAAAGCAGTCATGAGAATCTCTCTTTATTGTTGTATATATTAAGGTACCACAATAGAACTTTAGGATATACACTTGTCTGTGAGCACAGTTacgtcacacatacacacacactcacaggtAACAAACCTTGTACTTTGGAAAAAACTGCACGTGATGAATTTCCACCCCTGTACAAACCCCTTGTGTGTGTATTTTCTCTTCTAGGTGAACCCCACATTGGAAGAAAATATTCAATAGGCATTCACAGCTGCTGTTTATAGGTGGACTGTGACCTTTTGGATTGAATTGTGCTTGCAAAACCAGGACATGAGTGACATTTTCACTGAGCCCCACTGGTGGACTCGGATGAGATTTTGTCATACTCTACTCCTTACAGTAACTGTCACAATATGATAACCAATATCAAAAACCAGCTTGGAAGAATGACAGTATGCCCAGGTACAGTAAGCCATTGTGTGCCTAGCAGACTGGATGAATGGGCAATGATATAATGTTGCATGCAGGCCTTTCTCGCATGGGACTCTTCATTAGATAGACTTTCTTTGTGATATGTTTTTACTCTATATATATTAATATCCTCCATAATTTATCCAAATTAGATTACCTCTAAATcaatataacaaaaataaaatatttcccTTTGATTCATATACAGATATCTTTTTTTGTAAGCTTCTCTTGGGGGGGGAATAGAAAATGGAATCATAACTCATGATATGAGTATGTTCTAGCTTTTCAGCTACCAGATGATCCAGCAACACAAAACGAGGCAATGTATTGACGGTACCATCTCAGGTAGCAAATGCATTAATGTGTAGAGCCAAAATGAGGATGTCAGTAGAAACTGATGCATAATTATTAGTGATGCTGATGCCAAACTTCACTGTCTTTGCATTAATCTTCTAAATTGTACTTAAAGGCTTCTATTAGACCCTCTAGAGAATGTATAAATCCAGAAATGCTACAGATAGAACCAATGACAAAAATGGAAACATCGAAAAAGACGTGATGCCACTGAAGCTGCCTCCATAAAAGCTTAAGATGGAAGAGGCTCGGAAGCAGGAAACAAAGACCTGCTCCTGTGAGGCTACCAGTGAGACCCATCAAAAGAGCAAAGTGGGGCACGTAGATGGCCATAAGCAAGGTAAAAACGACTAGGGCACATCTGAGGGTGAGGCCCCAAGACTTCAGTCTCCCATCTCCCCCATAGCAGTTTGGGAAAAATGACCTGGTTCCTTCCTGGAAAAGAGATCTTTCCAAGACTTCTACTGCAGCGAAGAAGGGCAGTGGGTAGGACAGCAAGGCTTTGGCCACCAAGAAGAtattgaccactgccctgatagTAGAGGGTAGGTTGTCTGTTATGACCTCCTTGGTTTCATCTGCCCAGGTTAGATAAGCCACCAGAGCAAAAAGCCCCTTGAGAATGCAGGCGGCGATGTGGGTCCAGTTCATCATGCAGTGGAATTCTTTGGGGCTGTACATGTTCCCTTCCAGAGAGGGCAGGAAGATCTGGGAGGTGTAGCTGAAGACAATTATGCCTATGGAGATGGGGAACTTCTTTACATCTATGTAAAACTTCACTTTGTCCCAAGCCCAGTCTCTGGCTCTGGACAGACAGTAGGCAATCACTAAGACGTTAATGACAAAATGAGCTACGGTGCAGAGTAAACTGAACTTGGATACAGCCTTAAGGTTTTTGAGAAATGCACATGGTAGAAGCGCAGCAGTGGCTATGATTGACCAGGACTTCTGAGAAATTGGTAGGGTTGGGAAGCTGTTGTACATCAAGTTTCCACTGACCACCACATAAAGGATGCACGTCATGACCAGTTCAATAATTTGAGCCACATTAACAATCCTTCCCCCAAGTTTAGGAAATCTCGGTGCGCAGCAGGCATTGGCAATGTCCACATATGAGTCCCTCACTCTCACAGTCTCTCCATCTTCATTCTCTTCATACAAGCAAGCAATGAGAATCTTTCCAGTGTAGCAACACACAACTGCAGCGAAAATAATGAGGAACAGTCCCAAATATCCACCATGGAGAATTGCGTAAGGTAATCCCAACACGAACATCCCCTGCAAAATACAAGCACAACACAAGTGAGGAATTTGACAATCCTTTGcatttctatctatatatataatgctTCCAAAAATGCTTGTTTTACCCCTGGTTCAATTCTACACTTTGTCTAGTAATTGCGCAAAGTAATTACTTTGAGTAAAGATTCAAAAAttgcatttatttacatatgttaatccGTAGTGTGGgttcctttggctctaatgacaatGGATATTTTCTGTAGCATACTTTCTACTTATGTCGATacagttcagctggtatttccctccattcatccagcAAATGTCCAGTGAGTTTTTTCAAAGAAAATTgagactgttcatatttcctgacctgacattctaGTTTATCTCAAAGATGTTTAGTAGGGTTCAGGTTCAGgccggtccaattgtggaacatccatatccccaAATCAATGttaaacagcattggatttgtgacaaggtgcgttgtcttgttggaagtattgctgaccattcccagggtat
This genomic interval carries:
- the SLC32A1 gene encoding vesicular inhibitory amino acid transporter yields the protein MATMIRNKLSNVATSVSNKSQAKVSGMFARMGFQAATDEEALGFAHCDDLDMEHRQGLQMDILKTEVSPGDAPAEGDIHYQRDGTGPPPSASKDEGLCSELSTNGKPKITSWEAGWNVTNAIQGMFVLGLPYAILHGGYLGLFLIIFAAVVCCYTGKILIACLYEENEDGETVRVRDSYVDIANACCAPRFPKLGGRIVNVAQIIELVMTCILYVVVSGNLMYNSFPTLPISQKSWSIIATAALLPCAFLKNLKAVSKFSLLCTVAHFVINVLVIAYCLSRARDWAWDKVKFYIDVKKFPISIGIIVFSYTSQIFLPSLEGNMYSPKEFHCMMNWTHIAACILKGLFALVAYLTWADETKEVITDNLPSTIRAVVNIFLVAKALLSYPLPFFAAVEVLERSLFQEGTRSFFPNCYGGDGRLKSWGLTLRCALVVFTLLMAIYVPHFALLMGLTGSLTGAGLCFLLPSLFHLKLLWRQLQWHHVFFDVSIFVIGSICSISGFIHSLEGLIEAFKYNLED